Proteins from one Carcharodon carcharias isolate sCarCar2 chromosome 19, sCarCar2.pri, whole genome shotgun sequence genomic window:
- the LOC121291795 gene encoding zinc finger protein 239-like, translating into MEEKPFKCDVCNKSFSCSSHFLVHQRTHTGEKPFTCDVCSKSFSQSVTLRVHQRIHTGEKPFKCKVCDKAFTQLSSLLVHQAIHTGEKPFKCEACDKAFPTSTRLLEHQSIHTGEKPFTCRVCDKSFSRSSHFRVHQRIHTGEKPFTCEVCNKSFSRSSTLREHQRLHTGEKPFKCEVCNKGFAQLPGLVSHRRIHTGEKKTFTCEVCNKDFEQLWGMLDHRRIHTVGKPSEVCD; encoded by the coding sequence ATGGAAGAGAAACCGTTCAAGTGTGAcgtgtgcaacaaatcattctcgTGCTCATCTCACTTCCTCGTACATCAACGCACTcatacaggggagaaaccatttacCTGTGATGTATGCAGTAAATCATTCTCTCAGTCAGTGACCCTCCGTGtccaccaacgcattcacacaggggagaaaccattcaagtgtaAGGTGTGTGACAAAGCCTTCACACAGTTATCGAGCCTCTTGGTCCATCAGGCAatccacacaggggagaaaccgttCAAGTGTGAAGCTTGTGATAAAGCTTTTCCGACATCTACAAGACTCCTGGAACACCAGagcattcacaccggggagaaaccattcacctgcagagtgtgtgacaaatcattctcgcgCTCATCTCATTTTCGTGTACACCAAcgtattcacactggggagaaaccattcacgtgtGAAGTGTGTAACAAATCATTCTCGCGGTCATCGACTCTCCGCGAACACCAACGCctgcacactggggagaagccattcaagtgtgaggtgtgtaatAAGGGATTTGCACAACTACCAGGCCTGGTGAGTCACcggcgcattcacacaggggagaagaaAACATTCACGTGTGAGGTGTGTAATAAGGACTTTGAACAACTATGGGGTATGTTGGACCACCGTCGTATTCACACAGTGGGAAAGCCAAGTGAGGTGTGTGACTGA